Proteins encoded within one genomic window of Candidatus Latescibacter sp.:
- a CDS encoding DUF362 domain-containing protein, translated as MDRREFIRKSALGASLIVGSELAQHAIPFDVLADIRGGGVDIDEALDMLEEGKKTNIMPHIRPEIQNNPRAVFLIETQVSAEKDKNGCFSGAAPQLQDAGRMVASLVFVKGSQKGGSTWIKPNLTGVPDESFFPEVGINTSPNFMAGFVEGLRRIGNTNVMVGDRGGNARRHRGTGQYAAFDPKNIILAEPSYAAFAGYSPKLLNWHKVPNPVVWKNIPTYRPLGDPDNFFVNMPKLKAHNLGLATLAVKNLQGAVVKGYGHYCDQWAALQNLAEKAYLIDFKRDFVEDYQQKIEAAFLKHRAAGFKYWDYEQSYPKYEAKGGWEAFKKIRTDTKNVNEFMKGVPNLMWDEQWCQRAMDSAAAIKPSINIIEGVIGRDGSGFAIGQDQLCNIVVAGMSPFEVDTVGSWIMGHDPLELYFTRIFKERGMGENDLQKIDIYRITDSGIERVKDISQIKRYRLGVNLHTHLETGKRLFW; from the coding sequence ATGGATCGGCGGGAATTTATCCGGAAATCGGCGCTGGGCGCTTCCCTCATAGTAGGAAGCGAACTCGCGCAGCACGCAATTCCTTTCGATGTGCTGGCTGACATACGGGGCGGGGGGGTGGACATCGATGAAGCTCTGGATATGCTGGAAGAGGGGAAGAAAACCAACATCATGCCGCACATACGGCCGGAGATACAAAACAATCCGCGGGCCGTTTTCCTTATCGAAACCCAGGTAAGCGCCGAAAAGGATAAAAACGGCTGCTTCTCCGGGGCCGCGCCCCAGCTTCAGGACGCCGGGCGAATGGTAGCCTCGCTGGTGTTCGTGAAAGGCTCGCAGAAGGGAGGATCGACCTGGATCAAACCTAATCTTACCGGAGTGCCCGACGAATCTTTTTTTCCCGAAGTCGGTATCAATACCTCGCCGAATTTCATGGCCGGCTTCGTCGAAGGTCTTCGAAGGATCGGCAATACCAATGTCATGGTCGGCGACCGCGGCGGCAACGCCCGGAGGCACAGGGGAACCGGACAGTATGCGGCGTTCGACCCCAAAAACATCATCCTGGCGGAGCCATCCTACGCCGCATTCGCCGGATACTCCCCAAAACTGCTCAACTGGCATAAAGTCCCCAATCCGGTGGTATGGAAAAACATCCCTACCTACCGTCCCCTCGGCGACCCGGACAACTTTTTCGTCAATATGCCCAAGCTCAAGGCGCATAACCTTGGTTTGGCCACACTTGCGGTAAAGAATCTCCAGGGCGCGGTAGTGAAAGGCTACGGTCATTACTGCGACCAGTGGGCGGCTCTTCAGAACCTGGCGGAAAAGGCCTACCTGATCGACTTCAAGCGTGATTTTGTGGAGGATTATCAGCAGAAGATCGAGGCGGCATTCCTGAAACACCGCGCTGCCGGGTTCAAATACTGGGACTATGAGCAGTCCTACCCGAAATACGAGGCAAAAGGCGGCTGGGAAGCTTTCAAGAAAATCCGTACCGATACTAAAAATGTGAATGAATTCATGAAAGGCGTCCCCAACCTCATGTGGGATGAACAGTGGTGTCAGCGGGCCATGGACTCGGCTGCCGCCATCAAGCCTTCCATCAACATCATCGAGGGAGTGATCGGCCGTGATGGCTCCGGGTTCGCGATTGGCCAGGATCAGCTCTGCAACATCGTGGTGGCCGGCATGTCTCCCTTCGAAGTGGATACCGTTGGCTCATGGATTATGGGCCATGATCCGCTGGAACTTTATTTTACCCGTATTTTCAAGGAACGGGGCATGGGCGAGAATGACCTGCAGAAGATAGACATCTATCGCATCACCGACAGCGGGATTGAACGGGTGAAAGATATTTCACAGATCAAACGCTACCGTCTGGGGGTGAATCTTCACACCCATTTGGAAACGGGGAAACGGCTGTTCTGGTGA